A window of Thermococcus aggregans contains these coding sequences:
- the mre11 gene encoding DNA double-strand break repair protein Mre11 — translation MTFKFAHIADVHLGFEQYRLPYRAEEFKKAFEVAIKKAVEEKVDFILIAGDLFHRSNPSPQTIKEAIDILSIPKKEGIPVFAIEGNHDRTQKRISAYNLLESLRLMHVLGFSEEKKENEYQTTEKVNGKLITKGVFEKGNKTLEIYGMKFMSAAWFERNKLSDYFRPSGDAVLMLHQGIKEMMDSLRLETQRDYFEITLEDLPEGFLYYAMGHIHKRWQTNKGLGIVAYPGSLERWDFGDYEMRYRWKGDAFVPQAGEDKGFLIVEDFKPRFVKLDVRPFYDIKIKADEVSAKKELKKLSTKIPGEAFVRVDIEWERPFDVSFLHEIFNVKYLHIRTKFKRPSRGSVEGADAKKFFNPLELKILELVGEKEFEAVDEVIELLLKGSLEKEDNGKEETYKPKKEESKHKTKKEESKKVQKLQPKKKADLLSWLKG, via the coding sequence ATGACCTTTAAGTTTGCCCATATTGCTGACGTGCACCTTGGGTTTGAGCAGTACAGGTTGCCTTACAGGGCTGAGGAGTTTAAAAAAGCCTTCGAGGTTGCAATAAAGAAGGCTGTTGAAGAGAAAGTCGATTTTATACTAATTGCTGGAGATTTATTCCATCGAAGCAATCCAAGCCCCCAGACGATAAAAGAAGCAATAGACATCCTTTCCATTCCAAAAAAAGAGGGGATTCCTGTTTTTGCAATTGAAGGGAACCACGACAGAACCCAAAAGAGAATTTCAGCTTATAATCTTCTGGAGTCTTTGAGATTAATGCACGTCCTCGGATTCAGCGAGGAGAAAAAAGAGAACGAGTATCAGACCACGGAGAAAGTTAACGGGAAACTAATCACCAAAGGAGTTTTTGAAAAGGGCAATAAGACCCTTGAGATTTACGGAATGAAGTTCATGAGTGCCGCGTGGTTCGAGAGGAACAAGTTGAGCGATTACTTCAGACCAAGCGGAGATGCAGTACTCATGCTTCATCAAGGGATAAAGGAGATGATGGATAGCCTAAGACTGGAAACACAAAGGGATTACTTCGAGATAACCTTAGAAGACCTGCCAGAAGGCTTTCTCTACTATGCAATGGGGCATATACACAAAAGATGGCAGACCAACAAGGGACTTGGCATCGTCGCTTATCCCGGCTCCCTAGAGAGATGGGACTTTGGCGATTACGAAATGAGATACAGGTGGAAAGGAGATGCCTTCGTTCCACAAGCTGGAGAAGATAAGGGCTTTCTGATAGTGGAAGACTTCAAGCCGAGATTCGTGAAGCTCGACGTTAGACCATTTTACGATATTAAGATTAAAGCCGACGAGGTCTCTGCAAAAAAGGAGCTCAAAAAGTTGAGCACAAAAATTCCGGGAGAAGCTTTTGTGAGAGTGGACATCGAATGGGAAAGACCCTTTGATGTATCTTTCCTCCACGAAATCTTCAATGTTAAGTATCTCCATATAAGGACGAAATTCAAAAGGCCTTCTAGAGGATCTGTAGAGGGGGCAGATGCGAAGAAGTTCTTTAATCCCTTAGAGCTCAAAATACTTGAACTCGTAGGTGAGAAAGAATTTGAGGCAGTCGATGAGGTAATAGAGCTTCTTCTAAAAGGTTCCCTTGAAAAAGAGGATAACGGAAAAGAAGAGACTTACAAGCCGAAAAAAGAAGAATCCAAACATAAGACCAAAAAAGAAGAAAGTAAGAAAGTTCAGAAGTTGCAACCAAAGAAGAAGGCCGATTTATTATCATGGCTGAAAGGGTGA
- the herA gene encoding DNA double-strand break repair helicase HerA, whose translation MKIAEDAVGIVKGEASVVGYDFSAHPDVNLQFGEFVVAQNRNGEWVIGTIRKLQNINWLLMSGKSTYQSLQLDLEQYGESIEDNEEVIASVRVLGKLKFNGEKIEVLPNRVPIPNGKTVYRLSDEVLKAIYNPGEGYIEVGTLLLRESVPIYLNVDELVSRHFAVLAVTGAGKSNTVAVMVSQIVEKLRGTVVVLDPHGDYVKLKLPNTGKKYVKIIEAKIRPEEMDSEELADLIEVAKNATIQREFLAKAWETVKHENPNLGGREIIEKLMETINDWIRNKEAQYWDEGKKGYFTEELKSDRIETLRGVVLRIRRFLRNYGSLLTSEDLISQIEPGKANIIDLGPLDEGQMKVVVGKLLQGIFEARVDYEKARKKLERIKEDLRESKAVKTSKLEEEIKELEEIMRSIENKSKALAEPILVVVEEAHIFAPQGEHNDAVRILSRIAREGRKFGVGLGIVSQRPNKLNEDVLSQTNTKIILRIVNPKDQDYVLKASEQLSSDLLADIASLGKGEAVIVGQAIALPTLVKIYNFKEKGGDYGGEDIGIVSRWRKRAEEEKREKEIQQVYEDEGIEYDL comes from the coding sequence ATGAAGATAGCGGAAGATGCCGTAGGTATAGTCAAAGGCGAGGCGAGTGTTGTAGGGTATGATTTTTCCGCTCATCCAGATGTAAACTTACAATTTGGAGAGTTCGTCGTCGCTCAGAATAGAAATGGAGAATGGGTTATTGGCACTATCAGGAAGCTTCAAAACATAAACTGGCTTCTTATGAGTGGAAAAAGCACATATCAATCCCTCCAGCTCGACCTAGAGCAGTATGGAGAGAGCATTGAGGACAACGAAGAGGTAATTGCGAGCGTGAGAGTGCTCGGCAAGCTCAAGTTTAACGGCGAGAAGATTGAAGTTTTACCAAACAGAGTCCCGATTCCCAACGGGAAAACTGTTTACAGGCTAAGCGACGAAGTCCTTAAGGCGATATACAACCCTGGAGAGGGGTATATAGAAGTTGGAACTCTTCTTCTAAGAGAGAGCGTGCCAATTTATTTGAATGTCGACGAACTTGTATCAAGGCATTTTGCAGTTCTAGCTGTTACGGGAGCGGGTAAATCAAATACTGTTGCCGTGATGGTAAGTCAAATCGTTGAAAAGCTTAGGGGAACAGTAGTTGTCTTAGACCCTCACGGAGACTACGTAAAGCTAAAGCTCCCCAACACAGGGAAAAAGTACGTCAAGATAATTGAGGCCAAGATAAGGCCGGAGGAAATGGATAGCGAGGAGCTGGCAGATCTGATAGAAGTTGCAAAAAATGCCACCATCCAGAGGGAGTTCCTAGCTAAAGCGTGGGAAACTGTCAAACATGAGAACCCCAACTTGGGAGGAAGGGAGATAATTGAAAAGCTCATGGAAACAATAAACGACTGGATAAGGAATAAAGAGGCTCAGTACTGGGATGAAGGGAAGAAGGGCTACTTCACGGAAGAGCTCAAGTCGGATAGAATAGAAACATTGAGAGGAGTTGTTTTAAGGATTAGGAGGTTTTTAAGGAACTACGGAAGCCTACTGACGAGCGAGGATTTAATATCTCAAATAGAACCTGGAAAGGCTAATATCATTGACCTTGGGCCTTTAGATGAAGGCCAGATGAAAGTCGTCGTTGGAAAACTTCTACAAGGGATATTCGAAGCAAGAGTGGACTATGAAAAGGCCAGAAAGAAGCTCGAACGCATAAAAGAAGACCTCAGAGAAAGCAAGGCTGTAAAAACGTCAAAACTCGAAGAGGAGATTAAAGAGCTCGAGGAAATCATGAGGAGCATTGAGAACAAAAGCAAAGCACTTGCTGAGCCGATACTTGTAGTAGTGGAGGAAGCTCACATATTCGCCCCGCAGGGAGAACACAACGATGCCGTGAGAATTTTGAGCAGGATTGCTAGGGAGGGTAGAAAATTCGGAGTTGGGCTGGGAATAGTGTCCCAAAGGCCAAACAAGCTCAACGAAGACGTCTTAAGCCAGACAAACACCAAGATCATCCTGAGGATAGTAAATCCAAAAGACCAGGATTATGTTCTAAAGGCGAGCGAGCAACTGAGTTCTGACTTATTAGCCGATATTGCATCGCTTGGAAAGGGAGAGGCCGTAATAGTAGGTCAGGCAATAGCTCTCCCCACACTGGTGAAGATATACAACTTTAAGGAAAAGGGCGGAGATTACGGTGGAGAGGACATAGGGATTGTATCAAGGTGGCGTAAAAGAGCTGAAGAGGAAAAGCGAGAAAAGGAAATCCAGCAGGTTTATGAGGATGAGGGGATAGAATATGACCTTTAA
- a CDS encoding alpha-amylase family glycosyl hydrolase yields MRAENLRKLVIYEVFPRNHTEEGTLKALAEDLERIKSLGVDFIWLMPIYPIGEEGRKGSLGSPYAIKDYRAINPELGTFEDFKELVEKAHRLGLRVMIDIVYNHTSRDSKLLREHPEWFYTVEGKPSRKVPDWSDVYDLDYSNRELWDYQIETLKFWAKYVDGFRCDVAPLVPLEFWEKAREEVSKVNPNLVWLAETVHPSFLKWMRERGFRAHSDVEMHRVFDITYDYDGREILERYLQGESNLSTYIGYLYVQDTLYPEDYVKLRFLENHDLPRAAEIFRDEFRLKNWTAFMFMLKGATLIYAGQEYAIKKQPNLFEKDPIPWEEGDESFLAFIKRLIEIKKSLDCNTQKVYLAKDGIAVVKCKNAVGIFNLEGKIGEINIDVKGRDLLSGRKVESKAGKLEASFEPMIISL; encoded by the coding sequence ATGCGAGCTGAGAACTTGAGAAAGCTCGTTATATATGAAGTCTTTCCTAGGAACCACACGGAAGAGGGAACTTTAAAGGCACTGGCAGAGGATTTGGAAAGAATTAAATCCCTTGGTGTGGACTTCATTTGGCTAATGCCAATATATCCTATCGGGGAAGAAGGCAGAAAAGGTTCTCTTGGGTCTCCCTATGCCATAAAGGATTATAGGGCTATAAATCCTGAGCTGGGCACTTTTGAGGATTTTAAAGAATTGGTAGAAAAAGCCCACAGGCTTGGACTCCGCGTTATGATAGACATTGTGTACAATCACACTTCACGGGACTCAAAGCTTCTAAGGGAGCATCCTGAGTGGTTTTACACCGTTGAAGGAAAGCCTTCGAGAAAAGTTCCAGACTGGAGCGACGTCTACGATCTTGACTACTCGAATAGGGAACTGTGGGACTATCAGATAGAAACTCTGAAGTTCTGGGCTAAGTACGTAGATGGATTTAGGTGTGATGTTGCTCCTCTTGTACCACTGGAATTCTGGGAAAAAGCCAGGGAAGAAGTTTCTAAGGTTAATCCCAATCTCGTATGGTTGGCCGAAACCGTGCATCCTTCATTCCTTAAGTGGATGCGGGAGAGAGGATTTAGAGCCCATTCAGATGTTGAAATGCATCGGGTATTTGATATCACCTACGACTACGATGGAAGGGAAATACTGGAAAGATACCTGCAGGGGGAGAGTAACTTATCAACTTACATTGGCTACCTCTACGTTCAGGACACGCTGTATCCGGAGGATTACGTTAAGCTTAGATTTTTGGAGAATCATGATTTGCCTAGAGCGGCTGAAATATTTAGGGACGAATTTCGCCTAAAGAACTGGACGGCATTCATGTTTATGCTCAAAGGGGCAACGTTGATATATGCGGGGCAGGAGTATGCCATTAAAAAGCAGCCAAATCTCTTTGAAAAAGACCCTATTCCTTGGGAAGAAGGAGACGAATCCTTTTTGGCTTTTATTAAGAGGCTAATCGAAATTAAAAAGTCCCTCGATTGCAACACCCAAAAAGTGTACTTGGCAAAGGACGGAATCGCAGTTGTAAAATGCAAAAATGCCGTGGGAATTTTCAATCTGGAAGGCAAAATTGGAGAAATAAATATTGACGTTAAGGGGAGGGATCTTTTGAGCGGCAGAAAAGTTGAAAGTAAAGCAGGAAAGCTGGAAGCCTCTTTTGAGCCAATGATAATCTCCCTTTAA
- the rimI gene encoding ribosomal protein S18-alanine N-acetyltransferase, with translation MSLSSRDSSFPRKIPLSFVTIRPAALFDLSEIMRIERQSFREQYPRGLFLMFLETNPETFLVAEYNGKVVGYVMGYLRPDGEGHIMSIAVDPLYRGNGIGKALMEAVIDRLIKRGARYIGLEVRVSNERAIKLYEKLGFKKMKIIKGYYSDGEDAYYMVLTPDEWGGRS, from the coding sequence ATGAGCCTGTCTTCGAGAGATAGTTCCTTTCCAAGAAAAATCCCTCTAAGCTTTGTTACTATCAGACCTGCTGCCCTCTTTGATCTAAGTGAGATCATGCGCATTGAAAGACAGTCCTTTAGAGAGCAGTATCCGAGAGGCTTGTTTCTGATGTTTCTTGAGACAAATCCAGAAACATTTCTTGTGGCTGAATACAACGGGAAGGTAGTGGGCTATGTTATGGGCTATTTAAGGCCCGACGGGGAAGGGCATATAATGAGCATTGCAGTCGATCCGCTTTATAGGGGAAACGGGATAGGCAAGGCTTTGATGGAGGCCGTTATAGACAGGTTAATAAAGCGTGGTGCTAGGTATATAGGACTTGAAGTTAGGGTCAGCAATGAGAGGGCAATAAAGCTCTACGAAAAGCTGGGCTTTAAGAAGATGAAAATCATAAAAGGCTACTATTCCGATGGCGAAGACGCATACTACATGGTCCTCACACCAGATGAATGGGGTGGCAGGAGTTGA